In Burkholderia lata, the DNA window CCGATACGCGATCTCGCGCATGATCGCGGGGCCCAGCACACGTGTGTCGTGCGGCGACGCGAGCGCTTCGAGCAACCGCACGACCGCATCGGCCAGCGGCGCGTCGAGCGGCGTCGAATCCACGCCGAGCGGCTCGCTGACGGGCACTCCGAGCGTCTCGTCGAGCAGGATCGCGAGCTCGGCGATCACCGCGAGATCGACGCGGATCGAGATCGCGAGAAACGGCTCGTCCTGGCTCGCGAAGGTCTCGCATTCGAACGGCAGCGGCACCGACAGCACGAGATATTGCTGCGCGTCGTACACGAACGAGCGCTCGCCGAGATAGCCGAGCTTGCGCCCCTGGCACACGACGACGATGCTCGGCTCGTACAACACGGGCATGCGCGGCCCCGGCCGGCTCACGCGGATGAAGCGCACGCCGTCGAGCGCCGCGAGCGTGTCGCCCTCGTTCGGCGCGAGGCGCGTATGCAGCTCGACCATGCGGCGCTGCACGCGGTCGCCTGTATCGGCGAAAAGGGGCTCGAAGCTCATCTGCGTGGTCCTGTCCGGCAAGAGAATCCGGCTCGCAATGTAGCACCTTGAACAGGTTTTGACGGCTGTTTGGACGCACTTAGAGAGGAATAGGCAAATCTTCCAGACCTTCGTGTATTTCGCTGCGGCGCCGCGCTCCTTACGATGACGTCCTGCCTCGCCGCATCGCCACATGATGCGACGGCAGTCTGTTTCGCCGGATGCTTTCCGGACAAGGAGCCCATCGCATGAGCACTACCTATGCCTACGCGGCGACCGATTCGCAGTCGCCGCTCGCCCCGTTCGAATTCCAGCGTCGCGCGCTGCGCGACCTCGACGTCCAGATCGACGTCCTCTACTGCGGCGTCTGCCACTCGGACCTGCACCAGGCCCGCAACGAATGGCGCAACACGATCTATCCGGTCGTGCCGGGCCATGAAATCGTCGGCCGCGTGACCGCGACCGGCCCGCAGGTTTCGCGCTTCAAGGTCGGCGAGCTGGTCGGCGTCGGCTGCCTCGTCGATTCGTGCCGCACCTGCCCGAGCTGCGCCGACGGCCTCGAGCAATATTGCGAGAACGGCTTCGTCGGCACCTACAACGGCCAGGATCGCGTGACGGGCGACATCACGTTCGGCGGCTATTCGACGCAGCTCGTCGTCGACGAGGCGTTCGTGCTGCGCGTGCCCGACACGCTCGACCCGGCCGGCGCCGCACCGCTGCTGTGCGCGGGGATCACGACCTACTCGCCGCTGCGGCAGTGGAACGTCGGCCCCGGCAAGAAGGTCGGCATCGTCGGGCTCGGCGGCCTCGGTCACATGGGCGTGAAGCTGGCGCGCGCGATGGGTGCGCACGTCGTGCTGTTCACCACGTCGCCGTCGAAGATCGAGGACGGCAAGCGGGTCGGCGCGCACGAAGTCGTGATCTCGAAGGACGAAGCGCAGATGAACGCGCACCTGAACAGCTTCGACTTCATCCTGAACACGGTCGCCGCGCAGCACGACCTGAACCCGTTCCTGCACCTGCTGAAGCGCGACGGCACGATGACG includes these proteins:
- a CDS encoding NAD(P)-dependent alcohol dehydrogenase, translated to MSTTYAYAATDSQSPLAPFEFQRRALRDLDVQIDVLYCGVCHSDLHQARNEWRNTIYPVVPGHEIVGRVTATGPQVSRFKVGELVGVGCLVDSCRTCPSCADGLEQYCENGFVGTYNGQDRVTGDITFGGYSTQLVVDEAFVLRVPDTLDPAGAAPLLCAGITTYSPLRQWNVGPGKKVGIVGLGGLGHMGVKLARAMGAHVVLFTTSPSKIEDGKRVGAHEVVISKDEAQMNAHLNSFDFILNTVAAQHDLNPFLHLLKRDGTMTLVGAPEHDHPSPQVFNLIFKRRRLAGSLIGGIAETQEMLDFCAEHGITSDIETIPMQQINAAYERMLKSDVKYRFVIDMASIKH
- a CDS encoding AraC family transcriptional regulator, producing the protein MSFEPLFADTGDRVQRRMVELHTRLAPNEGDTLAALDGVRFIRVSRPGPRMPVLYEPSIVVVCQGRKLGYLGERSFVYDAQQYLVLSVPLPFECETFASQDEPFLAISIRVDLAVIAELAILLDETLGVPVSEPLGVDSTPLDAPLADAVVRLLEALASPHDTRVLGPAIMREIAYRVLTGEQGDAIRAALVQQHHFGRIAKALRRIHADLKADLDVETLAREAGMSLAVFHAQFKHVTATSPMQYVKTARLHQARLMMVQDGVGAGAAAARVGYASASQFSREFKRLFGRSPGDEVRWMRESGSRPVGDRAAIDLTT